The following nucleotide sequence is from Euleptes europaea isolate rEulEur1 chromosome 3, rEulEur1.hap1, whole genome shotgun sequence.
ACAAACACAATAGACATATTATGCAAGGTGACTCGTTTTAGTTTTAAAGTGTAACTGTGGTGTGAAATAGGAAAATAGGGATGGCCTCTGTATGAAGTGAGGCATAGCAACTCACTCTAGGGAGATTTCAGCAGCCATACGAAGACAGTTGTACATTTCTTGAGGAAGATCAGCTCTCGTGAGATTATTTGCATCCAAACGCAGATGTCTGACCCGGGAATAAGCGAGGGCTCCAACAACCTTACAAAAGCTGCTCACTGGAAATTCTGTAATATCAATGGCACATTGTTAATGAACACAACCATACTAATCTTCATATATTAATATCTACAAATGTATTTTTTTGGAATGCTGGTTGATATGTACATATGCACCATGAGGAAATGAACTGCCAAAATTAGATATAATTTACAATCATGCATTTTTTTATGTGTGAGCATGAAAACCAGGGAACAAGATCCATGATCTTAATAAGGTCACCATTTGGCCACGTGTAGTAAAATGTGTAAGCATCAATCAACACCTGGTTGACTTAGTGTATCAAGTCAACACTTGTTCTTGATGTGTTTTTGTATACATAAACATGCACACACCACGAACAAGTGTTGATACACTTGTATTTGTGACCACTAAAGAAGGCCCAGAGGGCTGAAACATGTTTGGTCTTGTTCACTGTGATTGTAAACTTATTTGTACATCATCAACTTTGGAATATTCGTATGTATTATATATGGTACATTGAGGACTACTTAGTCGGGTGGCTTTCAGTCTAGAGGCTAAATTCAaggcctgtgtttttaaatttgtattttaagtgtaCTGTATaataaattgatttattttgtttaatttgtttttatattgtttctaTTCCACCTTCATGGTACCTAATTCAAATGTAATTAATGCCAAGAATTGTAACTCGTTATGAGTATTGCTAGAAATGATCAGATCAACTTCAGAAGGATTGGCTGgggttaacccccctcccccagtcctcaCAACAAATGTAAGGATACTCATGGCACACCCCAATCTATTTTCATTCAGTAGACTGTGAGAGCAGTCCTCCGGCTTGTACAGACTCTGTATGTAGACTCTGTACATGATTtttatgtgtgtaaagtaccatcaagtcacagctgacttatggcgaccctataggacaaaagactaatagaggtggtttgccatttcctgtctctttgtagagaccctggaattcctggtggtctcccatccaaatagtaaccagggctgaccttgattAGCAtttgagatatgacaagattgggttaACCTGGGCTATCCATTTTCAGGGAACATGCAGTCTCTGATTTCACAAATAAGCCTACATGTGTATGGTCTGTACAAGGGTAGGGCCTGTTCCTacatactgaacacatgaagattAGAGACACATCCTGTAGCTGTGATTCTGCTCTTTGTGTTGAATTTGTTAGGATTCCTGAGTGTGTGTATGTAAGTATGTAtgtctgtatgtgtgtgatatatatatcaacctttaatggcataggaaTTACAGTTGCAATCATTAAAAATAGTTATATCCAGATTAAATACAGTTTATATGATAGTGAAATAAATTATTCATGAGTATATAGAGAAAAGGTCTGAAAATAATCAGGGTTTAAGAATATAGCCTTTTAAAAGTCAATAAAGCTGGTGCACCAAAGTAGCTTCCTGTTAGCGGGGCTAGCTCATTGCAAAACTAACCTAAACAGGTGTTTGAGCTTTCACAATGTGCGAAGGGCAGTAGTAGCATGGGAGGAGACAATGGGGGGTGTCTCCTATTGCATCTCAGACCTGCCCCTCAACCACACCACTCAGATCCAAGGTAAGCTCCAGCAGCATTGGCAGCACCACTTGGGATTGTCTTCCTGTCAAGCCCTCACTGCCAGCAGCACAGGCTGGAAAGGTAACAGACACACATCACCTTAAGCTGGCATTCTGATTGTGGATAATGGCATGCCAATATACCACCATTGTGATatggctgcaaagaaagaaaacccaATTCCTAAAAAGGATATATAAAGAAGTATGAACATTTTTGATCACTGCATTTTTTGTAGATTGCTCAGAAGGGGTAAACTACATTGCAACATAAGGAATGCTgtttccaaaacaaacaaacacacaaaaaacagagGGCACAAATGGAGAGAttcaaagaatattttttttaagatgaagGACTCATCCAAATTCTTAGGTATTCTGATCTAATGTTTAAAAAACTTCCCTTGATAGTCTTACAGATCTTTTGCTCGAACTGTCCCTCTAACATTATCTCAAATTTTGCATTAAACGAAATTCACTGCAAACTCAGGTACATGCCCCACACTGAGGTGACAATGAATTCAGTTTAATGCAAAAGTTTCTGTTTCACAATGCTCCATCTTATTCTCTGCAAGACAGGATGGAAGGGAGAACAGAAAAAAGGTAATTAGatgaaagggagagaagaaaaggggagaggctgccatGGGAATGGAAGGAGAAAAAGCTGAAGACTGGAGGGAGGCTGATATGAATTGGTTggtgggagagagggaaagaagaaagcagGTTAAAGGGAGAAGCTGTGGGGATTGGCAGGGGGAGTGGAAATAGTGTGTCCTTCCTCCTTTTTGAAGTTTAGAATATTAGATTGTGACTTCAGACCGATTTGTTGATGTGTTTTTTATCTTCCTGTCATAggataatggatttttttttattaaaatgacATTGCTGTGACAATGTCGGATGTATGTATATGAGAGCAAGACCTCTCATAAAGTGTAGTTACATATCCATCTCAATTTTCATATTTGTCAACAACTGTGCTCACTATGGGAACTGTTCAGGTTCCTAGATTTGGTTAACTTGTTCTTGGTAACACCTAAGCTGTCAGTGTGCAAACTGAGCATGTCAACAATTACAACTAGGAAAATTCTGATTGGCTGAAGGTTGTCCTTGGCTTTGATGCTTTTGATTTTTGGTCTGGGCAAACAAAATATTACTACTAAACTAGTGCTCATGTAGTACATTAAAGGGTGTACAGCATCTTAGTAGAGGTATGTCATTCTGGTTGCCTAAGGGTACAGAGTGTCCttcataaataaaatatagaTAAAGCTGAGCCTTCCTCCTTTACCTTATCTATTGGACGGCAGTTGATTTATAGGGCTAGgaactggaagacccaggttcaggtCCCACCCTCAATTCTTCATGGCTAGAATGGGACTGACTGGATTAACAACACTGTGAAAAGGACTTTCCCAGTGCTTtatctccattgtggtgcagcaAGATAGGCAGATAGCTTTCATAAGATATTTTATAAGATAATAATAAAGTGCACTGAAGAACTCCATCACAGTTGGGACAGAGGAACGAAAGAAATACTAATCAATGTATCTCTAGCCTTCAGTAAGAATCCACAAAGCATTGTGAAGGCCTTGTTAATATGTTAGCTAGGCTGTCAGATTTCTGAAATTACAGATTGTAAACAAATTGTAGACCTCTTCTTACCCCATCAAGTGCATGCATGCCTCCAGAGGTCTTTGACACAATGAGGACCATATTATACATAGCATTTTATCAGGTATAACACTCCAAACCCACACTAAAACAATGTTCTTCTATAATACTCTTGACAGCCAGTCAGGTTCATACATGGAAACCCTTTCCCTGATCTTCCTGGATGCAATTAACTGACTCAGTATGAAGAGCCATGTTGCATAgtagttagagtgccagactagaatCAGGGAGACAGGTTCGAAACCCCATTGtgtcatggaaactcactgggtgatgttgggccagtcactccttcTCAACCTAAATAACTTcccaagattgttgtgaggataaaatggaggacaggagaacaaagTAAACCacattgggttcccattgggggaaaggtgggatttaaATATCAATTAATAATTATTAAGGAGGGAGGAACAATAGTGAATCCCCTGTTTATTGAAAGTGGTCATCATGTCATTAAAACAGTGTAGAGGAATGGGTGGACTAGGAATAAGAGCTGCATTTGATCTGATGAAACATGGGTAACTGTGGGGTGAaagcaaaaatatcaaacaaaactAACTGAAACCAGAGAAATTAGGATAATTATAGTGCATTTCATTATTTGAGAGTGGTATGTATTTAATCTGAAGAAATGTATATAATAAAGTAGGGGCACCTACTTAATAATTGGAACTTCCATTGATTTGTCAAGCAGGGCATCTGTTCATTTACAGTATTTCCCTGAAGAGACATTGAGATTCCATTGCTCCCAATTATAGTTCTTATATCTTTGTTTACTAGAGTTGCCATCTGTAGCTGGCCCCCCAGTGGGAAATTCTAGGGGGGACAGGGACAAGACCTTCAGCATTGTGCCAAcacacaacatcacttctggtacaaAACCAGAGGAGACATCACCACATCAGGGCAATGTTCTAGGATTCAACAAGTTTTGAGTGAATCCTAGAATTTCACACTTCTGGTTttggccagaagtgacatcatccatCAGTGTGACGTCAAAGATACCCCTCCATTCCCGCCTCCCGCCAGCCTATTGAATGATGGCAGAGAATGGAGGGAGGGATCCTGGGTTAGCAGGTGTCTCCCTATAGTAAAAGACCTGGCCTCATTTTTTGGACATtacctaaaatattttaaatcattaCTTCATTTGTTCCAAGTTGATCATCCCACTGAGCATGTCagatgtatgtgtgtttgtgctcTACTAAAATGTTTCACAATGTCATACCAGGTGTTGTATATTTCTGAACTAAACCTGGAGGGTCAACATTAAAGACAGGAAAGAAGACTGAGGTTTGCCATTTACTAGGCTGCGGTGGGGCTTCACTGTAATTATAATGATCTATATGTGGAGATGAGCATCCTAAAAAAAATGCCATGAGCCAATATTCCCTGTGGTATTAAGTCAAGAAAATAATTCTGCAGATAGAACAAAAGGATAGCTCCTAGGCTGTTATGGTAATCTTATCTCCCTCTTTACCTCAAAATATGGCAAATATTACTCACTGTTAATCTGATTGACTTGGAGGTAATAATTTTCAAGATGTTCATTAACTGTTGGAATGCTCTTCAGTTGATTGTAGGAGAGATCGAGCTCAACAAGCGTGGAAATATTGAAAGCATTGCCTGGTATTCCAGAATCTGTCAATTTATTGTGAGAGAGACGTAAAAACTGCAGTGCTTTAAAACCTTGGAAATATTCATCAGGAATGTTGGTAATCTCATTATTGTCAAAATATAGCATCAGTATATTAGCGGGGAGTCCCCGAGGCAATTTAGAAAGTTTATTGTAACTCAGGTCAAGATACAAAAGTGAATCCAAGCCTTTAAAAACCCCAGAAAGTGAATCTGTTGTCAGTTGGTTGTGTTGTAGGTGAACAACAGTCAGATTCACTAATCCTTCTAGTGTATTGGGGTTGATTTTTGAAATCTTGTTATGAGTGACTTGCAGGTCATCCAGGGTATTGGGAAGTGGCCCAACAACTTCGGTTAAGTTGTTGTAGTTAATATGCAgttttttcaaactctttaattTGGCAAACACTTTGCCTTTAATTTTTGAATTTTCCAAATGATTATTATCTAGGATTAGCCACTCCAGGTCTGTGGCATTATTAAAAGCATTATCTTCGATTCCTTCAATCATATTATTTCGTAAATATAGGTATTTAATTCCAGAAGGAATGATTGGGAAATTTTTCAGTTTAAGGTTATCACAATACATAGCTGATGGATAGGTTACAGGGCAATTACACTCTGGTGCACAGACTGCTGTAGATGGCCCATACATGGAATGAGCATAACCATAATCTGGGTCTGGAGGATAATATCCAGCAGGATCATAATCATATTGACAGAAGATGCCACTGATCAAGAAAATGAAGAAAGGAAGAGAATTCAGATGCATCTTTGCTGTGTGTGTTCTTTCTGTCAAGGGAGAGGAAACACATACCATTAGAAGAATGGACATTACTAAGAAGTACCTCTTATTACACAgaactttaaattaaaaaatatttctgtgtAATGGCATATCTCTATGCTTATAATTATAAGCTATTGTGACACAGGTATCCAGCAGGTAGCAATAATTCTATCAATGACTTCAGTAAATCATTCAATTAATGATTGACTGAAACATGACAATGACCACTGAGTGTTAATAAATTCTGATAACTGCTCAGTATCGATcattatatatagatatagatatttaGATatgtaagagccctgtggtgcagagtggtaagctgcagtactgcagtcaaggctctgctcacaacctgagttcgatctcgatggaagttggtttcaggtagccgacacaaggttgactcagtcttccatcctttcaaggtcagtaaaatgagcacccagcttgctgggggtaaagtgtagatcactggaaaaggcaatggcaagccaccccataaatatagtctacctagtaaatgtcttGATGTGATGTccctccatgggtcagtaatgacccggtgcttgcacaggggacctttacctttttaaaggtacttttaaaaaggtaaaggtcccctgtgcaagcaccgggtcattactgacccatggggtgatgtcatttcccaatattttctaggcagacttacGGGGTGGCttccagtgccttccacagtcatcttccctttacccccagcaagctgggtactcattttaccgacctcggaaggatggaaggctgagtcaaccttgatctggctacctgaaaccatcttccgtcgggattgaactcaggacgtgagcagagccttgactgcagtactgcagcttaccactctgcgccatggggctcctaaaggtaaaagtcccctgtgcaagcaccgggtcattcctgacccatgtggtgacgtcacatcccgatgtttactaggcagactttgtttatggggtggtttgccagtgccttccccagtcatcttccctttaccaccagcaagctgggtactcattttaccaacctcgaaaggatggaaggctgagtcaaccttgagccggctacctgaaaccgacttccatctggatcgaactcaggtcgtgaacagagcgttgactgcagtactgcagtttaccactctgcaccacggggctcttttaccTTTACGTATGGATAATTATAGCATAAAGGTataataaatatttcaaaattGGAGTGCGGTACATTATTTAAGCATATGAAAGGAAAGTGCACTATTACCAAACAATAGACTATTGGTGTTGGAATGAAGACACtttggttcaaatcccactcaggTGGGACTCATTGGATTACTTTTGGTTACCATTTAGTCTTACCTATTTGTCCATACGAGGACAAAGTGGGGTTACTCCATTTTAGCATATCCTCACATAGGCAAGTACactaccctgagctctttggcagAAGGgtgcaataaaaaataatataccATCTGTTTCAAGAACGTCttcatacatatatttctttcagAGATACTAAAGATGCTGGCAAACCTATACCTCTGAGCTTGGAAATATGGCCTCTGACAATTTGTTATGCCCACTTTCAATATGAAGCTCTCACAGTttcctgcaaatttaataaaaaatagaGAGAGGGGTGAAATCACCCAAAACAGAGGAGCATTTGTGTATGAACACACAACACACCTCTGTTGGAGCTGACACCTGCattcctctctccctttctctgccATTATGGTGGCATTAGAGGCCAAGAGCCAAGCATTGGCTGAGTTGAGTGCGGAAGAGGTAGTGTTGCAGCTTCTCCCTCCTCGTCCCTCAGCGGGCATGTGTCTAAGCAATCTTCAGGTCAAGCTGAAATGCCAACAGCATCAGCAACAAAAACATCCTCCTCAAGTGTCTCCACAGAGTCTAAGGAATCTGAACTGCCATGATGGGAACAAGGCAAAAGAGGAGGGTTTCCTGTCTATGTGAGGCCAGCAGTGAGAAAAGGGTGGGTGGACAAGCAGGTGGAGTGGCGAGGAGAAGGTAAGCAAAATGGCAAGAAGAGGGTGTGCAGGCAGAACAATAAGGAAAGGGTGGTGGGTAGGCTGAGTGGAAAAGGAGGTAGGTTGGCAGAATGGCAAGGAGAGGGTAGGCAGGTAGAGTGACAATGAGAGTGTGAACTGATGGGCAGAAGGGCAGGCAGAGCAGTGAAGAGGGGTTGGAAGTAGAATGGCaaagagagagatgggggaagaATGGCAAGGAGGGATAGGTGGGTGTCCAGAGCAATGAAGGGGGATGGGTAGGCAGAATGAGTGGCAGTGAGGATTAGGCAGTGAGTGGAGAGGGATGGGTGGGTGGTGAAGAGAGGGATGGGTGCGCACACCGAGTAGCAAGGAGAGTGgtaggtgctggggggggggaaggagtaggAAGGGAAAAGATGGGAGGAGTTGTTGGCAGTGGAAGGAAAGACTAGAGAAAGGCGTCTAGAGAGACTCAGAAGCCAGAGGTTGAAGCAGGGACCAATGAGGAAATTTCCCTGTGTGTTTCTCATGTGCTTGTACTGATTATCTGATACAACCTGTGCAGTACCTAATCTGAAACCTAATCTGAATCTTTTCAGTACATAGGAAATTATAAAATATCAAACCAAATACTATAACATGCAGAAATACCTTAAGTTAGTTGAAGCTGTTTTTTAAATATGTTTCCATGCACACCTTTTGGAGAATATAAGAATATGATGTAAGTTGTTGTATGTAAAAATTATTCTGGTCATTGAGTCATAAGTACTTCTGCTAATTCTTGGCAAACATTTATGAAATATCGCTACTTTTTCCATGCAGATTTGCAAGCTAAACAACATTTGATGCCTTGCAACTGTTGAAAAGCTGGGAAGAGCTAGGGAAAAATTTTGGATGAGATCTTTCTTTATTAGGTGCAGTTGAGCTTGTATTGAAGACAATGGAAAAGTGCCCATTTTTAGTAGAGTTGAACTGCACCCTAAATGTGCTTATATGAGAACATACTGAAATCAACTGCCAAAGAATAACTTAGAGCTGCAGCTGTTGTAGATTATCATTCATTGAGCAGAGTTAATGTATAGGCTGCCTTGACAAGTTAAACAATCACAAAAATAAACATTTGCTAGTTCTTTAAAACAATGTAAAGTCATAATTCAGGCCTGTCATTTGAACTGGCACACCTTGGCCTTGTCATTTGTGCTCATCTCAATGTTGGGGCATTCCAGTTAGCCATACTTTGAAAAAGTAGACTGATAGAGGACAGAATGCAATAATTTTAAGAAACTATAGTAAtcattacagtattttctttggAGAACTTGTTAAAAACACTGGTATgtgaatattttaaaacatgtgcATGCAATGATTCTAATGTAATTTCAAACAGTGATACATATTACAAATTAGAAGAGCAAAGATATCTTGCTTATCTGGCATTACACACAAAAAGACACAAggacatatataaatatatgtatacaaTATATGTAAACTTTTCATATAAAGATGTAATATCATTACCATTTCCAATTATGTGGATACAAATTATATATTCTGTATGCTGAGAATAGCATAATACGAAATTTTATGTAATCACTTTCCTACTGAAACTTCCATTTCAAAATTTCTTTGTAAAGTTTGGGAGACACGATACATAAAAATTTATCATACACGTTTATATCAGTCTAATCCCTAGTTAGATCATTAGTTAACTGCATGGTATTTAAGGGCACCTTATAGAAATCTTCTTCAAAGTTGCAATGAAATTGCAGTTTAATCATAAGCAGAATGACACCCTTGACTTGAATGGACTGAGAAGGATGTAATGCTGCTTACAGTTGTGCTCATAATGTCAGAAAGAAAAGTTCTCTAACAGAAATCAAGCAAGCTTTTTAATCTATTTAGAAACATTTAATATAAAGACATCAATTAATTTTCAAAGAAGAGTTCGTTAAACGTATTACCCTTAAAATACCACATAAATATGTTATTTAGCTTTCAATAATGCATGTTAATGTTTCCATTAATATTAATCAATGTTTTAAGGTATTTAGTAAGTTTATTTGCATATTGACTTCTGAAATGACTGGAATGTTTAACATTATCTGTTCACGAATGAGTTCTTCCAATGTAATTCATCTATTGGATGATTATTTAATGTGTGTactttggtgttttctttccccccctgccccaaGCCTTGGCCATTTGTATTGAATGGCACTTCTAGAAGCCTGCATCTTCTGCAAAAGAAGTGCAGGAATAACCCACAAAACATGTGGAGCTTATAAAAACAAGCTGCAAAGACAAACACACAAAAGCTTGTGTTCAGTCTGTAAATTGGCAAAGTTCTCCTGACATGTTCCCATTAGTGCTTCATTCAGCAGCTCAATCATTAGCATTAAAGTACTTACCTTTCTGACTTGAAGTTGCTTTCTTTAATTCCCTCAGCAGATTCAGTAAGGGACTGGATCAACCAATATATGCTATTAACAGTGTCAGAAGGTAATCTGCTGCCAGATCGGCTGTGATACAAGAGCTTGGGGAAGAAAAAATTCCCAGTCACGCTGTTCTCTGTGTCATCATGGGATTCTGGTGGTGGAGCATGTAAAACGGCTGCTGTCTAATCAAGTGCTGGTGGACAGTGGTAAAGGACAACCCGTCTGTCCTCCCTGTGGAACAGGAGAGAGATAACCCCTTTAAGCAACTTGGGAAAGTTCAGGCTGCCTATCATAGCACAGAATCCTGCAGtgaaaaacaatttaaataatacacaaattGCAAACAGATATTGCATTTCCCCTGGCTGGTTTTACAGTCCTCAGCAAGATCTAACAAATAACACTCAAACCTCATTGTAGCCACAATTCTTAAACCAAAGGAGTCATTCTTTTCCCTCTTGTTTTTCTTTCTACTAAGTTATGTTCGTAATAGATTAATGAAAGCCTCTGCAATGGAAAATAGCCCCCGTGATAAAATCAAACTAGGATTTTCCTTTTGCCACGTTACATTGTGAAAATATTCTCTCACACAGTCAAGGGGAGACAGACAAAGTTTGAATCCTTTTTTAAAGTTATATTTGCATAATAGAAAACAATTACATATATCAACTTAAAGATAAGAAACAGAATGTTGGCAGTTTCTCTAATACTACTCTAACATGTGGGCCTGTTAGGACTTAAACCTTCAGAATCTGGAACCAATCAACCGTGTGTTGTCTGTTTCATATTTCATGGGTACTGTTCAAGAATGCATCCTAAAGCTTGGATGACAGTTGTTGAAATAAGGCACTGCCAAAAATAATGTCATACAAATAATAAGGACATTTACTGGCAAACTATAAGTATTATTTCTGCTCCTAATATCTCCATGAAACTCCCATCAAAGTCTTCTATTTGTTAAGGGATATATTGCTCCTTTAAAAAACTTCCCACAACTGGTCTGAGGAGGTGAGGGGGACAAAAGAGGAGAGGCATGATTTTCTCAGGGCAGCATAGAAACAACTTGCATTACTGTATCAGAAAGACAGCACATGTTGGAAGTCATGTTTCAGCATGGGGGAAAAATCTGAAGTAAtatcttttcaaaatattgtcgaaggctttcacggtcagagttcattggttcttgtaggttatccgggctgtgtaaccgtggtcttggtattttctttcctgacgtttcaccagcagctgtggcaggcatcttcagatgtctgtccttcagtgttactcctctgaagatgcctgccacagctgctggcgaaacgtcaggaaagaaaataccaagaccacggtcacacagcccggataacctacaagaaccaataatatcTTTTCATCACAAAACAGTGAACACAAGCTTCTGCATTCCTTataactcttcatcaggcttgtCATAGGAAGTGTAGCCTGTATGGGGGTTTGTCATTGTTGGGGTGTCCCCTCCAAGAAACCCCATCACCACACttaccccctccccttccagctcCCAGCAGCCCTGGAGCAGGAAATAGCTGTCTTATCTGCCACCACTCTGGTCTATGGGGTGGGTCCAGAGCAGCCCCTTCCTCTTAACCTTCCTAACAGCAGCTCTCTATCATGTGTAGGACCACACTTGAGGTGTGAGGATGCAGAAGGGATACAGCAATTGATTTATTAAGCAAAATGTGATAATAATCAAACACATAGAGAAAATAGTACTAATTGTGCAGAAAGTCTAACACAGGGTATGTTCCCAAGAAGCTGGACAAAACTGATACACAAAAGAACCTGAAGAAAAATGATAAAGCTTCTCTAATATGGTTACCTTACTGTTTCCATGCTATACCTCTGTTAGGGTTTCAATATGCCCGtgtatagtgggagacctccagccaattGCAGCTGTTACCCACCAATGCTGagctaggaatgccagccttcaggtgggacctgagaatcatccagaattacagctca
It contains:
- the LUM gene encoding lumican yields the protein MHLNSLPFFIFLISGIFCQYDYDPAGYYPPDPDYGYAHSMYGPSTAVCAPECNCPVTYPSAMYCDNLKLKNFPIIPSGIKYLYLRNNMIEGIEDNAFNNATDLEWLILDNNHLENSKIKGKVFAKLKSLKKLHINYNNLTEVVGPLPNTLDDLQVTHNKISKINPNTLEGLVNLTVVHLQHNQLTTDSLSGVFKGLDSLLYLDLSYNKLSKLPRGLPANILMLYFDNNEITNIPDEYFQGFKALQFLRLSHNKLTDSGIPGNAFNISTLVELDLSYNQLKSIPTVNEHLENYYLQVNQINKFPVSSFCKVVGALAYSRVRHLRLDANNLTRADLPQEMYNCLRMAAEISLE